From one Nonomuraea polychroma genomic stretch:
- a CDS encoding DUF5753 domain-containing protein — MLSAEPGATERWIEGAVETRLRRQSVFQREDPPMYWALLDECALLRPVGGREVMREQLEHLLKLTERPNISIQVVPLEVGCHSRSAGRLRPRAG, encoded by the coding sequence CTGCTCTCTGCCGAGCCGGGGGCCACCGAGCGGTGGATCGAAGGCGCCGTCGAGACGCGGCTCCGGCGGCAGTCCGTATTTCAGCGCGAGGACCCGCCCATGTACTGGGCGCTGCTCGACGAATGCGCTCTCCTTCGGCCGGTCGGTGGGAGGGAAGTGATGCGAGAACAGCTGGAGCATTTGCTGAAGCTGACCGAGCGACCCAATATCTCGATCCAGGTCGTGCCGCTGGAGGTTGGGTGCCACAGCAGGTCTGCTGGGAGGCTTCGCCCTCGCGCAGGGTGA
- a CDS encoding TetR/AcrR family transcriptional regulator, whose product MARSKEFNPESALEKALELFWERGYEATSMADLVAHLGIARASLYSTFGGKRELYLKALELYLAQRDVVEPLSQPGPALPALRAFLDSYVAECLADELRRGCMVVNTAVEFASRDPAVSRKVAASWTGLETALAAALMRARAQGEIPEGKDPHALARFLLVLLQGMRVLGRADPDPRRLRDAVDQAMAAVQI is encoded by the coding sequence GTGGCACGGAGCAAGGAGTTCAATCCTGAGTCGGCGCTGGAGAAGGCGCTCGAGCTGTTCTGGGAGCGCGGTTACGAGGCGACCTCGATGGCCGATCTCGTGGCGCACCTCGGCATCGCGCGGGCCAGCCTCTACTCGACCTTCGGAGGCAAGCGCGAGCTCTATCTCAAGGCGCTGGAGCTCTACCTGGCCCAGCGCGACGTGGTGGAGCCGCTGTCCCAGCCGGGTCCCGCGCTGCCCGCGCTGCGGGCCTTCCTCGACTCCTACGTCGCGGAATGCCTGGCCGACGAGCTGCGGCGCGGGTGCATGGTGGTGAACACCGCTGTGGAGTTCGCCTCCCGCGACCCGGCCGTGTCCCGCAAGGTCGCGGCCAGCTGGACGGGGCTGGAGACCGCCCTGGCCGCAGCGCTGATGAGGGCTCGCGCTCAGGGGGAGATCCCGGAGGGCAAGGATCCCCACGCGCTCGCCAGGTTCCTGCTCGTGCTGCTGCAGGGCATGAGGGTGCTCGGCCGGGCCGATCCGGACCCGCGCCGGCTGCGTGACGCGGTCGATCAGGCCATGGCGGCCGTCCAAATATGA
- a CDS encoding glycosyltransferase family 9 protein: protein MSWGSRAAMHGCSDLVDGVERIAVLRANAIGDFLLAVPALEALKRAYPGARLTLLGTDWHARFLTGRPGPVDDVVALPPISGVSTSERGHTAPAELCERLRERGFDLAVQIHGGGRFSNPFIRRLGARVTAGLRAPDAEGLDRWVPYTDYHHETLRFLQVVALVGGVADGLEPRLTVTGEDRDELARAFGEPPPGLVAVHPGANDPRRRWPVERFAAVADRLDRPIVITGTDKERDLVEGVVAAMRRPAVPVVGTLSLGGLAALYERCDLVIANDTGPRHLAAAVGTPTVAVYWCGNLINHGPLTRTRHRPLISWTTACPVCGAGGVDPRAERCPHDPSWVTDVSVGMVMEQVRDLLTVEGRCGHESSRGA, encoded by the coding sequence ATGTCCTGGGGTAGCCGGGCGGCTATGCACGGCTGCTCGGACCTGGTCGACGGCGTGGAGCGGATCGCGGTGCTGAGAGCCAACGCGATCGGCGACTTCCTGCTGGCCGTGCCGGCGTTGGAGGCGCTCAAGCGGGCCTACCCCGGCGCCCGGCTGACCCTGCTCGGCACCGACTGGCACGCCAGGTTCCTCACCGGGCGGCCCGGGCCTGTGGACGACGTGGTGGCACTGCCGCCGATCTCGGGGGTCTCGACGTCGGAGCGCGGGCACACGGCACCGGCCGAGCTCTGCGAGCGGCTGCGGGAGCGCGGGTTCGACCTGGCCGTGCAGATCCACGGCGGCGGCCGCTTCTCCAACCCGTTCATCCGGCGGCTCGGGGCACGGGTGACGGCCGGGCTGCGGGCGCCGGACGCCGAAGGGCTCGACCGCTGGGTGCCGTACACGGACTACCACCACGAGACGCTGCGGTTCCTGCAGGTCGTCGCGCTGGTCGGCGGGGTCGCGGACGGGCTGGAGCCCCGCCTGACGGTCACCGGCGAGGACCGGGACGAGCTGGCTCGCGCCTTCGGCGAGCCACCGCCGGGGCTGGTCGCCGTGCACCCGGGTGCGAACGATCCGCGCCGCCGATGGCCGGTGGAGCGCTTCGCCGCGGTAGCCGACCGGCTCGACCGGCCCATCGTCATCACGGGCACGGACAAGGAGCGGGACCTGGTGGAGGGCGTGGTGGCCGCCATGCGCCGCCCGGCCGTCCCAGTCGTGGGCACCCTCAGCCTCGGCGGCCTGGCCGCCCTCTACGAGCGCTGCGACCTGGTGATCGCCAACGACACCGGCCCCCGGCACCTGGCCGCCGCCGTCGGCACGCCCACGGTCGCCGTCTACTGGTGCGGCAACCTCATCAACCACGGGCCGCTGACCAGGACCCGGCACCGGCCGCTGATCTCGTGGACCACGGCGTGCCCGGTATGCGGCGCGGGCGGCGTGGACCCGCGGGCGGAGCGTTGCCCGCACGACCCGTCGTGGGTGACCGACGTGTCCGTGGGCATGGTGATGGAACAGGTCAGAGACTTGCTCACGGTGGAGGGGAGATGTGGACATGAGTCATCACGCGGTGCTTGA
- a CDS encoding putative Ig domain-containing protein, which translates to MNPLSRRSFLSAAGLAAVAGSGLLSASATPAWALSPEGTNAEEAFAFAHPGLLHSRADLDRMKSAVAAGREPIAAGFAAMAAHARSQHAYTVQNTGQITTWGRGPTNFANQAAADAAAAYQNALMWAITGDVRHADKARDILDAWAASLTGITGADGQLGAGIQGFKLVNAAEILRHTGYDGWPEASVRRCVRSFTDVWYPAVSSYCLYANGNWDLGALRTILAIAVFCDDRVMFEDAMRFATAGAGNGSVLNRVVTAAGQGQESGRDQAHEQLAVGLLADAAEVAWQQGVDLFGFADDRMLANFEYFARYNLGDDSVPFTPDLDRTGKYIKTAVSNRQRAVFRPLWEMGYAHYAGRLGKPAPYTEKVIFRGEGGTRVVEGYNDDHPSWGTLTFAGTERGAGLPAGAPTAPAGVTAASGDAGIEVAWAPAVGAQSYAVWRKEPDADAYTRLADDLTATSYTDRTAGAGRAYAYTVTAANGQGAGPRSLPAVAASGLPAPWRTGDIGATRPKGRTGYDGERVTMEAGGTGIAENADSFRFAWLPLAADGTVTARVVYPLSSQYSQVGVMVRGSLEAGAPHAAMLLQGLPLHTWSGVWTVRATPGGATRGTGSIPVPPSQRSAITVNAGFPISELGPLPESATPLESPYVEAAGDGYRLRMPYWVRITRKGSLLTGEISPDGHEWTTVGSDELPLGRHALVGLAFTSCLGVAQDYAETGTACFDNVTIEAAGGTGWSVSEPQGGVSEAEAAEDDSAVQLTWRDDDLSGRYTVWRGDAERGPYEVLATGVAPVGFGTRTRFRDATGVPGRTYHYVVARGNTAGTGPRSRPVSARMPQPSTAPALSTPKIAYGAAGRPFRLVVRATGDPVRFTATGLPGGLSLDPRTGVITGTPAESGEHTIRLTAENASGSGTAALPLTVAAAPPDPWAYRDLGDVVYDERLHGTYGVAFVRTPGVTHHDDGVFTVRGAGADLNVNGQGASAHFAYVPLSGDAEFTARLTRPTGEPGRIGVVMAKSLNPFDLMAGTVVTAGGSGVCQLIRRTKVAGSAPAVNGPSFSGAPVWLRLRRTGMVFTASVSGDGTTWTTVSQDTLAAFGDAPYYAGLAVTSGSPDTLATAVFDQITWRT; encoded by the coding sequence GTGAATCCCCTGAGCCGACGGTCGTTCCTCAGCGCGGCGGGGCTCGCGGCCGTGGCCGGGAGCGGGCTGCTGTCCGCTTCCGCCACTCCCGCGTGGGCCCTGAGCCCGGAAGGAACGAATGCGGAAGAAGCATTCGCCTTCGCCCACCCTGGCCTCCTCCACTCCCGCGCCGACCTGGACCGGATGAAGTCCGCGGTCGCGGCCGGACGCGAGCCGATCGCCGCCGGTTTCGCCGCGATGGCCGCCCACGCCCGCTCCCAGCACGCCTACACCGTCCAGAACACCGGGCAGATCACAACCTGGGGCCGCGGCCCCACCAACTTCGCCAACCAGGCCGCCGCCGACGCGGCCGCCGCTTACCAGAACGCCCTGATGTGGGCGATCACCGGCGACGTCCGCCACGCCGACAAGGCACGCGACATCCTGGACGCCTGGGCGGCCTCCCTCACCGGAATCACCGGCGCGGACGGGCAGCTCGGCGCAGGAATCCAGGGGTTCAAGCTGGTCAACGCCGCGGAGATCCTCCGGCACACCGGCTACGACGGCTGGCCCGAGGCGTCGGTGCGGCGCTGCGTCCGCTCCTTCACCGACGTCTGGTACCCGGCGGTGTCCAGTTACTGCCTGTACGCCAACGGCAACTGGGACCTCGGCGCGCTCCGTACGATCCTCGCCATCGCGGTGTTCTGCGACGACCGGGTGATGTTCGAGGACGCCATGCGGTTCGCGACGGCCGGGGCCGGCAACGGCTCCGTGCTCAACCGCGTCGTCACGGCCGCCGGGCAGGGCCAGGAGTCCGGCCGCGACCAGGCCCACGAGCAGCTCGCGGTAGGCCTGCTCGCGGACGCGGCCGAGGTCGCCTGGCAGCAGGGCGTGGATCTCTTCGGCTTCGCCGACGACCGGATGCTCGCCAACTTCGAGTACTTTGCCCGCTACAACCTCGGCGACGACTCCGTGCCGTTCACTCCCGATCTCGACCGCACCGGCAAGTACATCAAGACGGCCGTCTCCAACCGGCAGCGCGCCGTGTTCCGGCCGCTGTGGGAGATGGGGTACGCCCATTACGCGGGACGCCTCGGCAAGCCCGCACCCTACACCGAGAAGGTGATCTTCCGGGGCGAGGGCGGGACGCGCGTGGTCGAGGGCTACAACGACGACCACCCGTCGTGGGGGACCCTCACCTTCGCCGGTACGGAGCGCGGCGCGGGCCTGCCGGCCGGCGCGCCCACTGCCCCGGCCGGTGTGACGGCGGCCTCCGGCGACGCGGGGATCGAGGTCGCCTGGGCGCCGGCGGTCGGCGCCCAGAGTTACGCGGTGTGGCGGAAGGAGCCGGACGCCGACGCGTACACGCGGCTCGCCGACGACCTCACCGCGACCTCTTACACCGACCGCACCGCAGGCGCGGGCCGCGCCTACGCCTACACGGTCACGGCGGCCAACGGCCAAGGCGCCGGCCCTCGATCACTGCCTGCCGTGGCGGCTTCCGGACTGCCCGCGCCCTGGCGTACCGGTGACATCGGCGCGACCCGGCCGAAGGGCCGGACCGGATACGACGGTGAGCGCGTCACCATGGAGGCGGGCGGCACGGGAATCGCCGAAAACGCCGACTCCTTCCGCTTCGCCTGGCTGCCGCTGGCGGCGGACGGCACCGTCACCGCCCGGGTCGTGTACCCACTCAGTTCGCAGTACTCCCAGGTGGGTGTCATGGTACGCGGCTCGCTCGAGGCGGGGGCGCCGCACGCGGCGATGCTGCTACAGGGTCTGCCGCTGCACACCTGGAGCGGGGTGTGGACGGTACGGGCCACTCCCGGCGGCGCCACGCGCGGCACCGGCTCCATCCCCGTGCCGCCGTCACAGCGCTCGGCGATCACGGTGAACGCCGGTTTCCCGATCTCTGAGCTCGGGCCGCTGCCCGAGTCGGCGACGCCGCTGGAATCTCCCTATGTGGAGGCGGCGGGCGACGGCTACCGGCTGCGGATGCCCTACTGGGTGCGGATCACGCGCAAGGGATCCCTCCTCACGGGAGAGATCTCGCCGGACGGGCACGAGTGGACCACGGTGGGCTCGGACGAGCTGCCGCTGGGCCGGCACGCCCTGGTGGGGCTGGCCTTCACCTCGTGCCTTGGGGTCGCGCAGGACTATGCGGAGACCGGCACGGCCTGCTTCGACAACGTCACGATCGAGGCGGCAGGCGGCACCGGCTGGTCGGTCTCCGAGCCGCAGGGCGGCGTGAGCGAGGCGGAGGCGGCAGAGGACGACTCCGCGGTTCAGCTCACGTGGCGGGACGACGACCTGTCCGGGCGGTATACGGTGTGGCGCGGGGACGCTGAGCGAGGCCCGTACGAGGTGCTGGCCACCGGCGTCGCCCCTGTCGGGTTCGGCACGCGGACCCGGTTCAGGGATGCCACCGGCGTTCCCGGCCGCACGTACCACTACGTCGTCGCGCGCGGCAACACGGCCGGGACGGGGCCGCGCTCGCGTCCGGTGAGCGCCCGGATGCCCCAGCCCTCCACGGCGCCCGCACTGTCCACCCCCAAGATCGCGTACGGCGCCGCCGGGCGGCCGTTCCGCCTCGTCGTGCGCGCCACGGGCGATCCGGTACGGTTCACGGCGACGGGACTGCCCGGCGGGCTGAGCCTCGATCCTCGGACCGGTGTGATCACTGGCACCCCCGCTGAGTCCGGAGAGCACACCATCCGGCTGACGGCGGAGAACGCGAGCGGCTCGGGAACGGCAGCGCTCCCTCTAACCGTGGCCGCCGCTCCACCGGACCCCTGGGCGTACCGGGACCTCGGCGACGTGGTCTATGACGAGCGGCTCCACGGCACGTACGGCGTGGCGTTCGTCCGCACTCCGGGCGTCACCCACCACGACGACGGGGTCTTCACCGTACGTGGCGCGGGCGCCGACCTCAACGTCAACGGGCAGGGCGCGAGCGCCCATTTCGCGTACGTGCCCTTGTCCGGGGACGCGGAGTTCACGGCCCGGCTGACCCGGCCGACCGGCGAACCCGGCCGGATCGGGGTGGTGATGGCGAAGTCACTCAATCCCTTCGACCTGATGGCGGGGACGGTGGTGACCGCCGGAGGAAGCGGCGTGTGCCAGTTGATCCGGCGGACGAAGGTGGCCGGCAGCGCGCCGGCGGTGAACGGCCCGTCGTTCTCCGGAGCCCCGGTGTGGCTGCGGTTGCGGCGCACGGGCATGGTCTTCACTGCCTCCGTGTCGGGCGACGGTACGACCTGGACGACGGTGAGCCAGGACACACTGGCGGCCTTCGGCGATGCCCCGTACTACGCGGGCCTCGCCGTGACGTCCGGGAGCCCGGACACCCTGGCCACCGCCGTGTTCGACCAGATCACGTGGCGTACCTGA
- the rfaE2 gene encoding D-glycero-beta-D-manno-heptose 1-phosphate adenylyltransferase, translated as MGIANEKTVNAVVIGDVMLDSWLLGSAKRLAQEAPVPVMNLEATENAPGGAANTAANLVALGARVRLVGVVGDDPPGEELVQSLRLLGVETDLVTVPGRRTAHKRRLVASGQLTARYDEEDHDVIPAEAERELRRRVSAAVRRADVVVACDYGGGVFTPTVRGALAGVDLLVVDAHAVAPWRECAPAAVLPNYAEVVRLLGDEDDEVDRPAYLMARSDRLLELTGAGIVVTTLDGEGTLMHRSGCPPYRTYAEPAPQHMATGAGDTYTAAFALWLASGASPEEAAQAGQAAAGVVVRRSGTAICTRHDLLRALRRREGAVQTPERLAELLDEHRRRGERIVFTNGCFDVLHRGHVTYLEEAGRLGDVLVVAVNSDASVARLKGPGRPVNPCEDRMSVLGALNDVDYVVEFDEDTPERLLRMIRPELYVKGGDYLPEMLPEAPLVRALGGEVRVLGYLPDRSTTAIIGRMRSLPERLLPPEV; from the coding sequence ATGGGCATCGCGAACGAGAAGACGGTCAACGCCGTGGTCATTGGCGACGTCATGCTGGATTCGTGGCTGCTCGGCTCGGCCAAACGGCTGGCCCAGGAGGCGCCGGTGCCCGTGATGAACCTGGAGGCGACCGAGAACGCGCCGGGCGGCGCCGCCAACACGGCGGCCAACCTCGTGGCGCTCGGGGCCCGCGTCCGGCTCGTCGGTGTCGTGGGCGACGACCCTCCCGGGGAGGAGCTGGTGCAGTCGCTGCGCCTGCTCGGCGTGGAGACGGACCTGGTGACCGTGCCGGGGCGGCGCACCGCGCACAAGCGGCGGCTGGTCGCCAGCGGCCAGCTCACGGCCCGCTACGACGAGGAGGACCACGACGTCATCCCGGCCGAGGCCGAGCGGGAGCTGCGGCGGCGGGTGTCGGCGGCCGTGCGCCGGGCCGACGTGGTGGTGGCCTGCGACTACGGCGGCGGCGTGTTCACTCCCACCGTGCGAGGGGCGCTCGCCGGGGTCGACCTGCTGGTGGTGGACGCGCACGCGGTGGCGCCGTGGCGGGAGTGCGCGCCGGCCGCGGTGTTGCCGAACTACGCCGAGGTCGTCCGTCTGCTGGGCGACGAGGACGACGAGGTGGACCGGCCGGCGTACTTGATGGCGCGGAGTGACCGGCTGCTGGAGCTCACCGGCGCCGGGATCGTGGTGACCACGCTGGACGGCGAGGGCACGCTGATGCACAGGAGCGGCTGCCCGCCGTACCGGACCTACGCCGAGCCCGCGCCGCAGCACATGGCGACGGGCGCCGGCGACACCTACACCGCCGCCTTCGCGCTCTGGCTGGCGAGCGGCGCGTCGCCGGAGGAGGCGGCGCAGGCAGGCCAGGCCGCGGCAGGCGTGGTCGTGCGCCGCTCCGGAACGGCCATCTGCACCCGGCACGACCTGCTGCGTGCCCTGCGCCGCCGAGAGGGCGCGGTGCAGACCCCCGAGCGGCTGGCCGAGCTGCTGGACGAGCACCGGCGCAGGGGTGAGCGGATCGTGTTCACCAATGGCTGCTTCGACGTGCTGCACCGAGGGCACGTGACCTATCTGGAGGAGGCCGGGCGGCTCGGCGACGTGCTGGTGGTGGCGGTCAACAGCGATGCGAGCGTGGCCCGGCTGAAGGGCCCCGGACGGCCGGTGAACCCGTGCGAGGACCGGATGTCCGTGCTAGGGGCGCTGAACGACGTGGACTACGTGGTCGAGTTCGACGAGGACACCCCGGAGCGGCTGCTCAGGATGATCCGCCCGGAGCTCTACGTCAAAGGCGGCGACTACCTGCCGGAGATGTTGCCGGAAGCACCGCTGGTGCGCGCGCTGGGCGGCGAGGTACGCGTGCTCGGTTACCTTCCCGACCGCTCGACCACCGCCATCATCGGCCGCATGAGATCCCTGCCCGAGCGACTCCTGCCGCCCGAGGTTTAG
- a CDS encoding SDR family NAD(P)-dependent oxidoreductase, whose amino-acid sequence MKKFEGKVALVTGATGVVGGAVARAYAQEGAAVLAAGRDAGRLAALVKGIEEDGGRASAFTGDVTKSAEAAAMVRAAVSRYGGLDVACNAAGIFGMLAPVADYDEDVWDQVLAVNLKGVFLSMKHEIAHMRAHGGGAIVNVASNLGAHWRLPGAAAYAASKAAVSHLTRTAARDHIADGIRINAVSPGPIDSPMSMRPRETREERDERMRGALPIGRVAMPEEIAASVLWLSSEESSFVVGQDHVIDGGATA is encoded by the coding sequence ATGAAGAAATTCGAGGGCAAAGTCGCGCTCGTCACCGGCGCGACCGGAGTCGTGGGCGGGGCGGTCGCGCGGGCGTACGCGCAGGAAGGCGCGGCCGTGCTGGCCGCCGGGCGCGACGCCGGCCGGCTGGCCGCGCTCGTGAAGGGCATCGAGGAGGACGGCGGGCGGGCGAGCGCGTTCACCGGGGACGTCACGAAGTCCGCCGAGGCCGCCGCCATGGTGCGGGCCGCCGTCTCCCGCTATGGCGGTCTCGACGTCGCCTGCAACGCGGCCGGGATCTTCGGCATGCTGGCGCCCGTGGCGGACTACGACGAGGACGTCTGGGACCAGGTGCTCGCCGTGAACCTCAAAGGCGTGTTCCTGTCGATGAAGCACGAGATCGCCCACATGCGCGCGCACGGCGGCGGCGCCATCGTCAACGTCGCCTCCAACCTGGGCGCGCACTGGCGCCTACCGGGGGCCGCCGCCTATGCCGCCTCGAAAGCCGCGGTGAGTCACTTGACCCGCACCGCCGCCCGCGACCACATCGCCGACGGCATCCGCATCAACGCGGTCAGCCCCGGCCCCATTGACTCCCCGATGTCCATGCGACCGAGGGAGACCCGGGAGGAACGGGACGAGCGTATGCGCGGCGCGCTGCCTATCGGCCGGGTCGCCATGCCTGAGGAGATCGCCGCGTCGGTGTTGTGGCTGTCGTCCGAGGAGTCGAGTTTCGTCGTCGGCCAGGACCACGTGATCGACGGCGGCGCCACGGCCTGA
- a CDS encoding PhzF family phenazine biosynthesis protein, which translates to MTEVLRYTAFTTTPSGGNPAGVVLDAQGLSDAEMLAIAAELGYSESAFLFPTGERQYRVRYFSPLAEVAFCGHATIATSVALGERIGQGTVHLATQAGPVPVEIVPGPAGDITAVLTSPPASTRPATEEEIRRTLAGLRWSADDLDPAYPAHVANAGNDHLVLAAATRDRLADLDYDYDALAKIMAELGWTTVHLFWAESPAVFHARNPFPPGGVVEDPATGAAAAAFTGYLRTLGHLQDGSSITIHQGVDMGRPSLLTCTAIPGDTRVKVSGTAVPIP; encoded by the coding sequence GTGACCGAAGTCCTGAGATATACCGCCTTCACCACCACCCCCTCTGGGGGCAATCCCGCCGGAGTGGTCTTGGACGCCCAGGGATTGTCCGACGCCGAGATGCTGGCCATAGCCGCCGAGCTCGGCTACTCCGAGTCGGCCTTCCTCTTTCCCACGGGAGAGCGTCAGTACCGGGTCCGATACTTCAGCCCGCTGGCCGAGGTCGCCTTCTGCGGCCACGCGACGATCGCGACGTCGGTCGCGCTCGGCGAGCGGATCGGCCAGGGAACCGTGCACCTCGCCACCCAGGCGGGCCCGGTCCCGGTGGAGATCGTCCCAGGCCCGGCCGGTGACATCACCGCTGTCTTGACGAGCCCGCCTGCCTCCACCCGCCCAGCCACCGAGGAGGAGATACGGCGGACGCTCGCCGGACTGCGCTGGTCGGCCGACGATCTGGACCCCGCCTATCCGGCACACGTCGCCAACGCCGGCAACGACCATCTCGTCCTGGCGGCGGCCACCCGAGACCGCCTGGCCGACCTCGACTACGACTACGACGCCCTCGCCAAGATCATGGCGGAGCTGGGCTGGACCACTGTCCACCTCTTCTGGGCCGAGTCTCCCGCCGTCTTCCACGCCCGCAACCCGTTCCCACCCGGCGGCGTGGTCGAAGACCCGGCCACCGGCGCGGCGGCGGCCGCCTTCACCGGTTACCTGCGCACCCTGGGACACCTCCAGGACGGCAGCAGCATCACCATTCACCAGGGCGTCGACATGGGGCGGCCAAGCCTCCTGACATGCACCGCGATCCCCGGCGACACCCGCGTCAAGGTATCCGGCACCGCGGTGCCCATCCCGTAG
- a CDS encoding Ig domain-containing protein codes for MTDPHGIGLTRRTLLQAAGATAVAYPLIGTMAGAAHADDRSEVADRLVVYPVPDGVPTNASFSVKARTPNGQWQPVPVLRGTTKTINEKTGAGILRNTSVATFDFNGTVEVEVTSAKGAIGSARIRPLSYGIKPDVAGDTVCFSLSEPRNLSIEVDGEIFDNLQLHANPIEAQRPEQDDPTVIYFGPGLHTVPNNVLMVPSGKTVYLAGGAVLKARVEFRNVENARLLGRGILWNADGGITAAFSKNIEIDGIMVLNPRTGYACTIGQSRQVTVRNLHSYSSGQWGDGIDVFSSEDVLIEGVFMRNSDDCIAIYAHRWDYYGDTRNVTVRNSILWADVAHPVNMGTHGNPEKPEVIENIVFSNIDVLDHREPQVLYQGCFAMNTGDSNLIRNVRIQDVRVEDFRWGQLINMRVMANRYNSSPGRGIEDVYVRNLKYDGTRANMSLIVGYDADRPVTNVTFQNLAINGTVIADTMQKPRWYLTQDMVPMFVNEHVKNLRFLDAAAPAATVAPQITSPGEAAATARQVFNHLIAATALPTSFNAEGLPKGLTVDKNTGLISGIPQVPGTYTVTVAATNNVGTATKSLTVTVGHPA; via the coding sequence ATGACCGACCCCCACGGCATCGGGCTGACCCGGCGCACGCTCCTCCAGGCCGCGGGCGCCACCGCGGTCGCATACCCATTGATCGGCACAATGGCCGGCGCCGCGCATGCGGACGACAGGTCCGAGGTCGCCGACCGGCTGGTGGTGTACCCCGTCCCGGACGGGGTGCCGACCAACGCGAGCTTCTCCGTCAAGGCTCGCACCCCGAACGGCCAGTGGCAGCCCGTGCCCGTCCTCCGCGGCACGACCAAGACGATCAACGAGAAGACGGGTGCCGGCATCCTCCGGAACACCTCGGTCGCCACCTTCGACTTCAACGGCACCGTGGAGGTCGAGGTCACCTCGGCCAAGGGCGCCATCGGCTCCGCGCGGATCCGCCCGCTGTCGTACGGCATCAAGCCCGATGTGGCCGGCGACACGGTGTGCTTCAGCCTCAGCGAGCCGCGCAACCTCTCCATCGAGGTCGACGGCGAGATCTTCGACAACCTGCAACTGCACGCCAACCCGATCGAGGCGCAACGGCCCGAGCAGGACGACCCGACCGTCATTTACTTCGGCCCCGGCCTGCACACCGTCCCCAACAACGTGCTGATGGTGCCCAGCGGCAAGACGGTGTACCTGGCCGGCGGCGCGGTGCTGAAGGCCCGGGTGGAGTTCCGCAACGTCGAGAACGCCCGGCTGCTCGGCCGGGGCATCCTGTGGAACGCCGATGGCGGCATCACCGCGGCGTTCTCCAAGAACATCGAGATCGACGGCATCATGGTGCTCAACCCACGCACCGGCTACGCCTGCACCATCGGCCAGTCCAGGCAGGTCACCGTCCGCAACCTGCACTCCTACAGCAGCGGCCAGTGGGGCGACGGCATCGACGTGTTCAGCAGCGAGGACGTCCTGATCGAGGGCGTCTTCATGCGCAACAGCGACGACTGCATCGCCATCTACGCCCACCGCTGGGACTACTACGGAGACACCCGCAACGTCACCGTACGCAACTCCATCCTCTGGGCCGACGTCGCGCACCCGGTGAACATGGGCACGCACGGCAACCCGGAGAAACCGGAGGTCATCGAGAACATCGTGTTCAGCAACATCGACGTTCTCGACCACCGCGAGCCGCAGGTCCTCTACCAGGGCTGCTTCGCCATGAACACCGGCGACAGCAACCTGATCCGCAACGTCCGCATCCAGGACGTACGGGTGGAAGACTTCCGCTGGGGCCAGCTGATCAACATGCGGGTCATGGCCAACCGGTACAACTCCTCGCCAGGCCGGGGCATCGAGGACGTGTACGTGCGGAACCTGAAGTACGACGGCACCCGCGCCAACATGTCGCTCATCGTCGGCTACGACGCGGACCGCCCGGTCACGAACGTCACCTTCCAGAACCTGGCGATCAACGGCACGGTCATCGCCGACACCATGCAGAAGCCTCGCTGGTACCTGACCCAGGACATGGTCCCGATGTTCGTCAACGAACACGTGAAGAACCTGCGCTTTCTGGACGCCGCCGCGCCGGCGGCCACCGTCGCGCCGCAGATCACGAGCCCGGGCGAGGCGGCGGCCACCGCGCGGCAGGTCTTCAACCACCTGATCGCCGCGACCGCGCTGCCGACGTCGTTCAACGCCGAAGGCCTGCCGAAGGGCCTCACGGTCGACAAGAACACCGGTCTGATCTCCGGAATCCCGCAGGTCCCCGGCACCTACACGGTCACCGTCGCGGCCACGAACAACGTGGGCACGGCGACGAAGTCCCTCACCGTCACCGTCGGGCACCCCGCCTGA